The following proteins come from a genomic window of Paenibacillus spongiae:
- the atpB gene encoding F0F1 ATP synthase subunit A produces MHLFPELSIGFLTIDISSFIAITVSVIITFVLARLAVRNLSVDNPSRMQNFLEWVVDFVHNTIASTMPLNKVKPYICLGMTLIMFIFISNVLGLPFGIVTETHTVNETLGITQADLDKHGGHVEIAWWKSPTADLAVTAGLALIVFALVHFLGLKLNRKHYFKHYFEPYPIFFPLNIIEELAKPLTLALRLYANIFAGEILIATILMLGWVGTPFLIAWQGFSLFVGAIQAFLFTILTMVYISKTTVHEEH; encoded by the coding sequence ATGCATTTATTTCCAGAGCTTAGCATCGGATTCTTGACCATTGATATTTCGTCTTTCATCGCCATTACGGTTTCCGTGATCATCACGTTTGTATTGGCAAGATTGGCGGTTCGCAACCTGTCGGTCGATAATCCGTCCAGAATGCAGAATTTTCTGGAATGGGTCGTCGATTTCGTGCATAACACGATTGCCAGCACGATGCCGCTGAATAAGGTGAAACCTTACATCTGTCTCGGCATGACGCTCATCATGTTCATCTTCATCTCCAACGTGCTGGGCCTTCCGTTCGGTATTGTAACGGAGACGCACACGGTTAACGAGACGCTGGGCATTACGCAAGCGGACTTGGATAAGCATGGCGGACACGTGGAAATCGCTTGGTGGAAATCGCCGACGGCCGACCTTGCCGTAACGGCAGGGCTTGCACTGATTGTCTTCGCGCTCGTTCATTTCCTGGGTCTGAAGCTGAACCGCAAGCATTACTTTAAACACTACTTCGAGCCTTACCCGATCTTCTTCCCGCTCAACATTATTGAGGAATTGGCGAAACCGCTCACATTGGCACTGCGGCTTTACGCCAATATCTTTGCGGGCGAGATTCTGATCGCAACGATTCTGATGCTGGGTTGGGTCGGTACTCCGTTCCTGATCGCATGGCAGGGCTTCAGCCTATTTGTAGGCGCTATCCAGGCCTTCTTGTTCACGATCCTCACCATGGTTTATATTTCCAAGACGACCGTGCACGAGGAGCATTAA
- a CDS encoding ATP synthase subunit I, whose translation MDEMMKKATRAALLFSACCLLVWAAVPEWRTVAAGLVLGLAASVSNTFLLRRRVDWIGKVTAMQGPRKMSLGLAGRLATVLLAVMIAKKYPEQFSMPATLSACFIMPFVTLAYAYFLNKRNS comes from the coding sequence ATGGATGAAATGATGAAGAAGGCAACCCGGGCGGCTCTGTTATTTTCGGCGTGCTGCCTGCTCGTCTGGGCTGCTGTGCCGGAATGGCGTACCGTAGCTGCCGGATTGGTACTGGGCTTGGCTGCGAGCGTGTCGAATACGTTTCTGCTGCGCAGAAGGGTAGATTGGATTGGGAAGGTTACGGCCATGCAGGGGCCTCGGAAGATGAGCCTTGGCTTGGCGGGCCGACTGGCGACTGTACTGCTAGCCGTCATGATCGCCAAGAAGTACCCGGAACAATTTAGTATGCCGGCGACGTTGAGCGCATGCTTCATCATGCCCTTTGTAACTCTGGCATACGCCTATTTTTTGAACAAACGAAATTCGTAG
- a CDS encoding AtpZ/AtpI family protein, protein MTQKSNGDNPWRTLAMVGALGFDVAFCTVLGLFLGKWLGGSPGWIIFGVLFGLAAGIITAILIVKKALEDTDG, encoded by the coding sequence ATGACACAAAAGAGCAATGGAGATAACCCGTGGCGTACGCTAGCCATGGTCGGAGCCTTAGGTTTCGATGTCGCATTCTGTACCGTGCTCGGCCTATTCTTGGGTAAGTGGCTTGGCGGATCGCCGGGATGGATCATTTTCGGCGTGCTCTTCGGTCTGGCTGCCGGAATCATCACAGCCATCCTCATTGTCAAGAAAGCTTTGGAGGACACCGATGGATGA
- the wecB gene encoding non-hydrolyzing UDP-N-acetylglucosamine 2-epimerase has product MAKLKVMTIFGTRPEAIKMAPLVLELQKYEDEIQSIVCVTAQHRQMLDQVLDFFEIVPNYDLNVMKDRQTLTETTVRVLEGLDPVLREAKPDIVLVHGDTQTTFLASYAAFMQQIQVGHVEAGLRTWNKLSPYPEEMNRQLAGVLSDVHFAPTERSADNLRRENKSEASIYVTGNTATDVFQYTVDPSFSHPVIEWARGKRLILMTAHRREAIGEPHRNIFRAVKRIADEFEDVAIVYAVHLNPAVREPANEILGDHPRIKLIEPLDVFEFHNFYPHTYMIMTDSGGLQEEAPSFGVPTLVLRDTTERPEGIEAGTLELVGTDEENVYNRARALLTDAAHYERMSQAANPYGDGQASVRIVQAILHHFGKLEERPSLFTERS; this is encoded by the coding sequence TTGGCTAAACTGAAAGTAATGACGATATTCGGAACACGGCCGGAGGCGATCAAGATGGCGCCTCTCGTTCTTGAGCTGCAAAAGTATGAAGATGAGATCCAGTCGATCGTCTGCGTAACCGCGCAGCACCGGCAGATGCTCGATCAGGTGCTCGACTTTTTCGAGATTGTGCCGAACTACGATTTGAACGTCATGAAGGACCGTCAGACATTGACGGAAACGACGGTTCGCGTGCTGGAGGGTCTTGATCCGGTGCTCCGTGAAGCCAAGCCGGATATCGTGCTTGTTCACGGCGATACGCAGACGACGTTTTTGGCGAGCTATGCTGCGTTCATGCAGCAGATTCAGGTTGGACATGTCGAGGCGGGCCTGCGTACGTGGAACAAGCTCTCCCCTTATCCGGAAGAGATGAACCGCCAGCTGGCGGGGGTGCTCTCGGATGTGCACTTCGCGCCTACCGAACGCTCTGCGGACAATTTGCGCAGAGAGAACAAATCGGAAGCCTCGATCTATGTTACAGGCAATACGGCAACGGATGTATTCCAGTATACGGTCGACCCTTCGTTCTCCCATCCGGTTATCGAATGGGCGCGCGGCAAGAGATTGATCCTGATGACGGCGCACCGCCGCGAAGCGATCGGAGAGCCTCACCGCAATATCTTCCGCGCCGTGAAGCGGATCGCGGACGAGTTCGAAGATGTGGCCATCGTATATGCCGTCCATCTGAACCCTGCTGTGCGCGAACCGGCTAATGAAATATTGGGCGACCATCCGCGAATCAAGCTGATTGAACCGCTCGACGTGTTCGAATTCCATAACTTCTACCCGCATACGTATATGATCATGACGGATTCGGGAGGATTGCAGGAAGAAGCCCCTTCGTTCGGCGTACCGACGCTCGTTCTGCGGGATACGACGGAACGTCCCGAGGGAATTGAGGCAGGCACGCTGGAGCTGGTAGGGACGGACGAGGAGAATGTTTACAACCGCGCACGCGCATTGCTGACGGATGCGGCGCACTACGAGCGGATGAGCCAGGCTGCTAATCCGTACGGTGATGGACAAGCGTCGGTGAGGATTGTACAAGCCATCTTGCATCATTTTGGCAAACTCGAGGAACGTCCGAGCTTGTTCACAGAACGTTCATAA
- the upp gene encoding uracil phosphoribosyltransferase: MSKLTICDHPLIQHKLTFIRDKNTNTKDFRELVDEVSTLMAYEITRDLPLETIPVSTPVTEAQGKVISGRMLGIVPILRAGLGMVEGMLKLIPSAKVGHIGLFRDPETFVPVEYYVNLPTDATERLLIVIDPMLATGGSANAAIETLKQRGCTQIKLMCLIAAPEGVKAVQEAHPDVDVYIAALDECLNDHGYIVPGLGDAGDRMYGTK, translated from the coding sequence TTGAGCAAATTGACCATTTGCGATCACCCGCTAATTCAGCATAAGCTGACATTCATCAGAGACAAGAACACGAACACCAAAGACTTCCGCGAGCTGGTTGATGAAGTCTCGACTTTAATGGCGTACGAAATCACGAGAGATTTGCCGCTCGAAACCATTCCCGTATCGACACCCGTTACGGAAGCGCAGGGTAAGGTCATTTCCGGACGCATGCTCGGGATCGTGCCTATACTTCGCGCCGGACTCGGCATGGTTGAAGGGATGCTGAAGCTGATTCCGTCCGCCAAGGTCGGCCATATCGGACTGTTCCGCGACCCCGAGACGTTCGTTCCCGTAGAGTACTACGTCAATCTGCCGACGGACGCGACGGAGCGGCTGCTCATCGTCATTGATCCGATGCTGGCGACAGGCGGTTCGGCGAACGCTGCTATCGAAACGCTCAAACAGAGAGGCTGTACACAAATTAAGCTGATGTGTTTGATCGCTGCGCCGGAAGGAGTTAAGGCGGTGCAGGAGGCTCACCCCGATGTCGACGTCTACATTGCGGCGCTTGACGAGTGCTTGAATGACCACGGCTATATTGTACCGGGTCTCGGCGATGCCGGAGACCGGATGTACGGCACCAAATAA